From a single Lolium rigidum isolate FL_2022 chromosome 7, APGP_CSIRO_Lrig_0.1, whole genome shotgun sequence genomic region:
- the LOC124676708 gene encoding probable ribonuclease P/MRP protein subunit POP5 gives MVHFKNRYMVMEVFIDVSRGEVDPVILTQFNITKVIRDSIQLNFGECGLAASLGSLQVKYVNPLTKLCVIRVSREDHQKVWAAITMVRSIGKIPVSFNLLDVSGTIRACKKAALECEEAKFEQYKLSAGDRITPEIIESVKSCLDKLRGLDS, from the exons ATGGTCCATTTCAAGAACAGGTACATGGTAATGGAGGTCTTCATCGACGTGAGCAGGGGAGAGGTTGACCCCGTCATCCTCACCCAGTTCAACATAACCAAAGTGATCAGAGACAGCATCCAGCTCAACTTTGGGGAGTGTGGCCTAGCTGCATCTCTTGGATCATTGCAAG TGAAGTATGTAAACCCTCTGACAAAGCTTTGCGTAATCCGAGTGTCGCGTGAAGATCACCAGAAAGTGTGGGCTGCTATCACAATGGTTCGGAGCATTGGGAAGATCCCTGTGTCGTTCAACCTCTTGGATGTGAGCG GAACTATCAGGGCATGCAAGAAAGCTGCCTTGGAGTGCGAAGAGGCGAAGTTTGAGCAGTACAAGTTGTCTGCTGGTGATCGTATCACACCAGAGATTATTGAGTCCGTGAAGAGTTGCCTTGACAAGTTAAGAGGGTTAGATAGTTAG
- the LOC124672271 gene encoding protein root UVB sensitive 1, chloroplastic-like, whose amino-acid sequence MSSSQSLLLLPSPLSPPPLRRIGAPVPPYSRPTAARNLPRLAAKLCLPPLATSPSGGFGDGSCSGGGGGDAGGGRGWWQGGRGDPPDDPGDGWRRWLQSLHPELFLLFLLLQSDAFASIPSALADAIGATGGSVWEVRGSARTLLVPNPTGTSYLVDKRKQEEETEKVGAGHGELTALQRQLERSWRRCTDFALQLLLPDGYPHSVSSDYMQYSLWRGVQGVASQISGVLSTQALLYAVGLGKGAIPTAAAVNWVLKDGLGYLSKILLSKFGRHFDVNPKGWRLFADLLENAAYGLEILTPVFPHLFVPIGAAAGAGRSAAALIQAATRSCFYAGFAVQRNFAEVIAKGEAQGMVSKFVGIMLGIALANQIGSSVPLALISFAGVTVVHMYCNLKSYQSIQLRTLNPYRASLVFSEYLLSGQVPSVKEVNDEEPLFPNSSVGAQLKQSEILSAEAKDAAERICRRLQLGSKLSEIIENKEDAHALVDLYKDEQYLLTDYKGKFCVVLKEGSSPEDMLKSIFHVNYLYWLEKYMGFKPFNVASECRPGGRLEASLDYVQREFTHVKLDGSNSGWVMDGLIARPSPVRIRLGDSP is encoded by the exons ATGTCCTCGTCTcagtccctcctcctcctcccttcgCCCCTCTCCCCGCCTCCGCTCCGTCGCATCGGCGCCCCCGTCCCGCCCTACTCTCGCCCCACCGCCGCTCGCAACCTCCCGCGCCTCGCCGCGAAGCTCTGCCTTCCGCCACTCGCAACCTCCCCGTCCGGCGGATTCGGTGATGGCAGTTGCAGCGGTGGGGGTGGGGGTGATGCAGGAGGAGGAAGGGGGTGGTGGCAAGGGGGGAGAGGAGACCCTCCGGACGACCCCGGCgacgggtggcggcggtggctccAGTCCCTCCACCCGGAGcttttcctcctcttcctgctcctccaatCCGACGCCTTCGCTTCCATCCCATCCGCCCTCGCCGATGCCATCGGAGCAACCGGCGGGAGCGTCTGGGAGGTGAGGGGCAGCGCGCGTACGCTGCTCGTCCCGAACCCGACCGGGACCTCATACCTCGTCGATAAGCGGAAGCAAGAAGAGGAGACGGAAAAGGTGGGGGCTGGCCACGGCGAACTGACCGCCCTGCAGAGGCAACTTGAAcggtcatggcggcggtgcaccgaTTTCGCTCTCCAATTGCTGCTGCCTGATGGGTACCCGCACAGCGTGAGCAGCGACTACATGCAGTACTCGCTGTGGCGCGGCGTGCAAGGCGTTGCCAGCCAGATCAGCGGCGTGCTCTCCACGCAG GCGTTGCTGTATGCAGTCGGTTTGGGGAAAGGAGCGATACCGACTGCCGCCGCGGTGAATTGGGTGCTGAAGGATGGGCTTGGCTACTTGAGCAAGATACTCTTGTCGAAATTCGGGCGGCATTTCGATGTTAACCCAAAGGGATGGCGGCTGTTTGCAGATCTTCTGGAGAACGCAGCCTATGGGCTGGAGATTTTGACGCCGGTTTTTCCTCACCTGTTTGTTCCCATTGGTGCAGCCGCTGGAGCTGGCCGATCAGCAGCTGCTCTCATACAG GCTGCCACAAGAAGTTGTTTCTATGCTGGTTTTGCTGTCCAGAGAAACTTTGCTGAG GTCATTGCAAAGGGTGAAGCTCAGGGAATGGTTAGCAAGTTTGTTGGCATAATGCTTGGCATAGCTTTAGCTAACCAAATTGGCTCATCAGTACCATTAGCTCTTATTTCATTTGCTGGTGTTACTGTAGTTCACATGTATTGCAACCTTAAGTCTTATCAATCAATTCAGCTGAGGACGCTGAATCCTTACCGTGCAA GTTTGGTATTTAGTGAATATTTATTAAGTGGACAAGTTCCTTCAGTCAAAGAGGTTAATGATGAGGAACCACTTTTTCCAAATTCGTCCGTGGGTGCTCAACTTAAG CAAAGCGAGATTTTATCAGCAGAAGCAAAAGATGCTGCAGAAAGAATCTGTCGACGCTTACAGTTGGGTTCTAAGCTTAGCGAAATAATTGAGAACAAGGAAGACGCACATGCACTGGTTGATTTATACAAAGATGAACAATATCTTCTTACGGATTACAAGGGGAAATTTTGC GTTGTTCTTAAAGAGGGATCCTCCCCAGAAGATATGCTCAAATCTATATTCCACGTTAACTATCTGTACTGGTTGGAGAAATATATGGGTTTCAAACCATTCAATGTTGCCTCGGAGTGTAGACCAGGTGGACGGCTTGAAGCATCACTGGATTATGTTCAGAGGGAGTTCACACATGTCAAGCTTGATGGTTCAAACAGTGGCTGGGTGATGGATGGTTTGATTGCTAGACCGTCGCCTGTAAGAATACGCCTTGGAGATTCTCCTTGA